Proteins found in one Pectobacterium atrosepticum genomic segment:
- a CDS encoding glucosamine-6-phosphate deaminase — protein sequence MRLIPLTTAADVGKWAARHIVEKINAFKPSAERPFILGLPTGTSPLEAYKSLVTMHKAGLVSFKHVVTFNMDEYVGLPTDHPESYHTFMHQNFFNHIDILRENINLLNGNAADTTAECRRYEEKIKSYGKIHLFMGGVGNDGHIAFNEPASSLASRTRIKTLTEETRIANSRFFGGDVSLVPKFALTVGVGTLLDAEEVMILVTGRNKAQALQAAVEGNVNHMWTISCLQLHAKAIMVCDEPSTMELKVKTVKYFRELETESMKNL from the coding sequence ATGAGACTCATTCCCTTAACTACCGCCGCCGACGTCGGAAAATGGGCCGCCCGCCACATTGTTGAGAAAATTAACGCTTTCAAGCCCAGCGCTGAGCGCCCCTTCATTCTTGGGTTACCGACAGGAACTTCACCGCTGGAAGCGTATAAATCGCTGGTCACCATGCATAAAGCGGGTCTGGTGAGCTTCAAACACGTAGTGACCTTCAATATGGATGAATATGTCGGTCTGCCAACCGATCATCCGGAAAGCTATCATACCTTCATGCATCAGAATTTCTTCAATCACATTGATATCCTGCGTGAAAACATTAACCTGCTGAACGGCAACGCAGCAGACACCACAGCAGAATGTCGCCGTTATGAAGAGAAAATAAAGTCCTACGGGAAAATTCATCTTTTCATGGGCGGCGTGGGCAATGACGGACACATCGCCTTCAATGAGCCCGCCTCCTCTTTGGCTTCCCGCACCCGCATCAAAACGTTGACGGAAGAAACCCGTATCGCGAATTCCCGTTTCTTCGGCGGGGACGTCAGTCTGGTGCCTAAATTTGCCCTGACAGTGGGCGTCGGTACGTTGCTGGATGCCGAAGAAGTGATGATTCTGGTGACCGGTCGTAACAAGGCACAGGCGCTACAGGCTGCGGTAGAAGGCAACGTCAACCACATGTGGACCATCAGCTGTCTGCAACTTCATGCCAAAGCCATCATGGTTTGCGACGAACCGTCAACGATGGAGTTGAAGGTAAAAACCGTTAAATACTTCCGTGAGTTAGAAACGGAAAGTATGAAGAACCTCTAA
- a CDS encoding LexA regulated protein, whose protein sequence is MAKEQTDRTTLDLFADERRPGRPKTNPLTRDEQLRINKRNQLRRDKVRGLRRVELKINSDAVDILNSLAEERNISRSELIEEMLLAQLAEQQS, encoded by the coding sequence ATGGCAAAAGAACAAACGGATCGCACCACACTGGATCTGTTCGCAGATGAGCGTCGTCCGGGCCGCCCCAAGACCAATCCGCTCACTCGTGACGAACAACTAAGAATTAACAAGCGTAATCAACTACGTCGCGATAAAGTTCGTGGCTTGCGCCGTGTTGAATTAAAGATTAACAGCGATGCCGTTGATATCCTGAACAGCCTTGCTGAAGAGCGGAACATTAGCCGCAGTGAATTGATTGAAGAGATGCTGTTGGCGCAGTTGGCAGAACAGCAGTCCTGA
- the fur gene encoding ferric iron uptake transcriptional regulator, with translation MTDNNTALKKAGLKVTLPRLKILEVLQDPVSHHVSAEDLYKRLIDMGEEIGLATVYRVLNQFDDAGIVTRHNFEGGKSVFELTQQHHHDHLICLDCGKVIEFRDESIEARQREIAERHGIKLSNHSLYLYGHCSEGDCREDETLHDSTR, from the coding sequence ATGACTGACAACAATACCGCATTAAAGAAGGCCGGCCTGAAAGTCACTCTTCCAAGACTGAAAATACTGGAAGTGTTACAGGATCCTGTCAGCCATCACGTCAGTGCGGAAGATTTATATAAGAGACTGATTGATATGGGCGAAGAGATTGGTCTTGCTACTGTCTATCGCGTACTCAACCAGTTTGATGATGCGGGTATCGTAACCCGTCATAACTTCGAAGGTGGCAAATCCGTCTTTGAATTGACGCAGCAGCATCATCACGATCACTTAATTTGCCTCGACTGTGGCAAAGTCATTGAATTCCGCGATGAATCTATCGAAGCACGTCAGCGCGAGATCGCAGAAAGACACGGCATTAAACTGTCCAACCACAGTCTGTATCTCTATGGGCATTGCAGTGAAGGGGATTGCAGAGAGGACGAAACTCTGCACGACTCCACACGATAA
- the glnS gene encoding glutamine--tRNA ligase, producing MSEAEARPTNFIRQIIDEDLASGKHDHIQTRFPPEPNGYLHIGHAKSICLNFGIARDYQGQCNLRFDDTNPVKEDIEYVESIKRDVEWLGFSWSGDVRYSSDYFDQLHAYAVELIGKGLAYVDELTPEQIREYRGTLTAPGKNSPYRDRTVQENLALFEKMRNGGFAEGTACLRAKIDMASSFIVMRDPVLYRIKFADHHQTGNKWCIYPMYDFTHCISDALEGITHSLCTLEFQDNRRLYDWVLDNISIPCHPRQYEFSRLNLEYAIMSKRKLNQLVVENVVEGWDDPRMPTISGLRRRGYSASSIREFCVRIGVTKQDNNVEMAALESCIRDDLNENAPRAMAVLDPVKVVIENLPAGHEEFVAMPNHPNKPEMGSRQVAFSREVYIDRADFREEANKQYKRLVLGKEVRLRNAYVIKADRIEKDEQGTITTIYCSYDAETLSKDPADGRKVKGVIHWVSAAHAVPAEFRLYDRLFSVANPAAADDFLSTINPDSLKITQGFVEASLVQAEVEKAYQFEREGYFCADRVYSSAEHLVFNRTVGLRDTWVG from the coding sequence ATGAGTGAGGCTGAAGCCCGCCCAACCAACTTTATCCGTCAGATTATCGATGAAGATCTGGCGTCCGGTAAGCATGACCATATTCAGACGCGTTTCCCGCCAGAGCCGAACGGCTACCTGCATATTGGGCATGCAAAGTCTATTTGCCTGAATTTTGGGATCGCGCGTGACTACCAGGGGCAATGCAACCTGCGTTTTGACGACACCAATCCGGTAAAAGAAGATATTGAATACGTTGAGTCGATCAAACGTGACGTCGAGTGGCTGGGTTTTTCATGGAGCGGCGACGTTCGCTATTCTTCTGATTATTTCGATCAACTGCACGCTTATGCGGTTGAACTGATTGGTAAAGGATTGGCTTACGTTGATGAACTGACGCCTGAACAAATTCGTGAATACCGTGGCACGCTGACGGCGCCGGGTAAAAATAGTCCTTATCGCGATCGTACCGTACAGGAAAATCTGGCGCTGTTTGAAAAAATGCGCAACGGCGGGTTTGCTGAAGGTACTGCTTGTTTGCGTGCAAAAATCGATATGGCATCATCCTTTATCGTGATGCGCGATCCGGTGTTGTATCGCATTAAATTTGCCGATCACCACCAGACGGGTAATAAGTGGTGCATCTACCCGATGTATGACTTTACTCACTGTATTTCCGATGCGCTGGAAGGGATCACGCATTCTCTGTGTACGCTGGAATTCCAGGATAACCGCCGCCTGTACGACTGGGTGCTGGATAATATCTCCATTCCTTGCCACCCACGTCAGTACGAGTTTTCTCGGCTTAATCTCGAATACGCAATTATGTCCAAGCGTAAGCTGAATCAGCTGGTTGTGGAAAATGTCGTTGAAGGATGGGACGATCCGCGTATGCCGACCATCTCTGGCCTGCGCCGCCGTGGTTATAGTGCGTCTTCTATCCGTGAATTTTGTGTGCGTATCGGCGTAACGAAGCAGGATAACAACGTGGAAATGGCAGCGCTTGAATCCTGTATCCGCGACGATCTGAATGAAAACGCTCCGCGTGCGATGGCGGTACTGGATCCGGTCAAAGTGGTGATCGAGAATCTGCCAGCCGGGCACGAAGAGTTTGTTGCGATGCCAAATCACCCGAACAAGCCAGAAATGGGCTCGCGTCAGGTGGCATTCAGCCGTGAAGTTTACATCGATCGTGCTGACTTCCGTGAAGAAGCTAACAAGCAGTACAAGCGTTTGGTTTTGGGTAAAGAAGTTCGCCTGCGTAATGCCTATGTGATCAAAGCCGATCGCATTGAAAAAGACGAGCAGGGCACCATCACCACGATTTACTGTAGCTATGATGCGGAAACGCTGAGCAAAGATCCGGCTGATGGTCGTAAAGTGAAAGGCGTCATCCACTGGGTTTCTGCGGCGCACGCGGTGCCAGCGGAATTCCGTTTGTACGATCGTTTGTTCAGTGTGGCAAACCCTGCGGCGGCGGATGACTTCCTGTCAACGATTAACCCAGACTCACTGAAAATTACGCAAGGTTTTGTAGAAGCGAGTTTGGTGCAGGCTGAAGTAGAGAAAGCGTATCAGTTTGAGCGTGAAGGTTACTTCTGTGCCGATCGCGTTTACTCCAGTGCGGAACACCTGGTGTTTAACCGTACGGTTGGACTACGCGATACTTGGGTAGGCTAA
- a CDS encoding esterase, with amino-acid sequence MKLNHRWQNAHQPTDKLPVVLIHGLFGTLDNLGVLGRDLQNTHDILQIDLRNHGLSPRSPQMNYPAMAQDVLELLDELNIERASVIGHSMGGKVAMALSALIPERLDKLVAIDIAPVDYQVRRHDTIFAALRAVTEAGLTSRTEATALMRQHIKEEGVIQFLLKSFQQGEWRFNVPVLWDEYENIVGWQDVPAWQGPILFIRGGDSPYLDDRYRDSLLRQFPAARAHVVSGAGHWVHSEKPDAVLRAIHRFLDAN; translated from the coding sequence ATGAAATTGAATCATCGCTGGCAAAATGCGCACCAGCCCACAGATAAACTCCCTGTTGTCCTGATTCATGGCCTGTTTGGCACATTAGATAACCTTGGCGTATTGGGTCGGGATTTGCAAAACACGCATGACATTCTGCAAATCGATTTACGCAATCACGGTTTGTCGCCGCGTTCACCACAGATGAACTACCCTGCGATGGCGCAGGACGTGCTGGAGCTACTGGATGAACTGAACATCGAACGCGCTAGTGTTATTGGCCATTCGATGGGCGGAAAAGTCGCCATGGCGCTCAGTGCACTTATTCCCGAACGGCTGGACAAACTAGTCGCGATTGATATCGCACCAGTGGATTATCAGGTGCGCCGCCACGACACCATTTTCGCTGCGCTACGCGCCGTAACGGAAGCCGGTCTGACATCACGTACCGAAGCGACAGCACTCATGCGCCAACATATAAAGGAAGAAGGGGTGATTCAGTTTTTACTGAAATCCTTCCAGCAGGGAGAGTGGCGTTTTAACGTGCCCGTTTTGTGGGATGAATACGAGAATATCGTTGGTTGGCAAGATGTTCCAGCCTGGCAAGGACCAATACTGTTCATTCGTGGCGGCGATTCCCCCTATCTGGACGATCGCTACCGCGATTCACTGCTGCGCCAGTTTCCAGCGGCGCGTGCGCATGTGGTCAGCGGCGCCGGCCACTGGGTTCACTCAGAAAAACCCGATGCGGTTTTGCGTGCGATCCACCGTTTTCTGGACGCGAATTAA
- a CDS encoding methyl-accepting chemotaxis protein: MRLIKNIAIRTAMLWVLGVFCVLWGGVSIYTMFSFKEMTATSKTSTLLVQNMNFINQGNDQYFRMVTRLARAVDARRSGDNATADKEQASALVALDKLKSDLVAFNAIDHASLDDALVQAVSRDWSNLIVQGVEPLYQKAAANTLDDYQNQAKDVVPPLSRQFGASLSAFSNASAEKFDAAGVRFEQITTVGQNILLSGLFIGLIMLFLTDRYLVVCLVRPLNDLRYHFSVIASGHLGKPILDFGNNCVGRLFPLLREMQGSLATTVSTIRNSTDSIYQGASEIAAGNNDLSSRTEEQASALEETAASMEQLTATVKQNAENANHASQLALQASTTAKKGGEIVENVVKTMAEISGSSRKIAEITTVINGIAFQTNILALNAAVEAARAGEQGRGFAVVAGEVRSLAQRSAQAAKEIEGLISESVRCVDTGSNLVSDAGDTMQDIVRAVTNVTDIMGEIASASEEQSKGIAQVGQAVAEMDSVTQQNAALVEQASSAALSLEEQAALLNQTVSLFQLSDTQSALQVAAKPVRKAQAIAPRAGKALPTSSDNWEKF; the protein is encoded by the coding sequence ATGAGACTTATAAAAAATATTGCCATCAGAACCGCTATGTTATGGGTGCTGGGCGTTTTTTGTGTTCTTTGGGGCGGCGTATCGATATATACCATGTTCTCTTTTAAAGAGATGACGGCGACTTCGAAGACCAGCACCTTGCTGGTTCAGAACATGAATTTTATCAACCAGGGCAACGATCAATACTTCCGTATGGTGACTCGTCTGGCGCGCGCTGTTGATGCTCGTCGTAGTGGTGATAACGCAACCGCAGATAAAGAGCAGGCATCGGCATTAGTTGCACTGGATAAACTGAAGTCTGATCTGGTGGCGTTTAATGCTATCGATCATGCGAGTCTGGACGATGCATTGGTACAGGCTGTCAGCCGTGACTGGAGTAATCTGATTGTTCAAGGTGTTGAGCCGCTTTACCAAAAGGCCGCCGCCAACACGTTGGATGACTACCAAAATCAGGCCAAGGACGTTGTGCCGCCATTGAGTCGCCAGTTTGGCGCATCTCTATCCGCGTTCAGTAACGCCAGCGCAGAGAAATTCGATGCGGCGGGTGTGCGTTTTGAACAAATCACCACAGTTGGGCAGAACATTTTGCTGAGTGGGTTGTTTATCGGCCTTATCATGCTGTTCCTGACCGACCGTTATCTGGTTGTGTGCCTGGTTCGCCCGTTGAATGACCTGCGCTATCACTTTAGCGTGATTGCTTCTGGTCACCTGGGCAAGCCAATTCTGGACTTTGGTAATAACTGTGTCGGTCGTCTGTTCCCACTGCTTCGTGAAATGCAGGGGAGTTTGGCTACTACCGTTAGCACAATCAGAAATAGCACGGATTCTATCTATCAGGGTGCTTCTGAGATTGCTGCGGGTAACAACGATCTGTCATCTCGTACCGAAGAGCAGGCTTCCGCGCTGGAAGAAACCGCAGCCAGCATGGAGCAACTGACGGCGACGGTGAAACAGAACGCCGAAAACGCCAACCACGCCAGCCAACTGGCATTACAAGCCTCGACAACGGCGAAGAAGGGCGGTGAAATTGTTGAAAACGTGGTGAAAACCATGGCGGAAATATCCGGTAGTTCAAGAAAAATCGCAGAAATCACAACCGTTATTAACGGCATTGCTTTCCAGACCAACATTCTGGCACTTAACGCAGCGGTAGAAGCGGCGCGTGCGGGTGAACAGGGGCGTGGGTTTGCCGTAGTTGCAGGAGAAGTTCGCAGTCTGGCGCAGCGCAGTGCGCAGGCAGCGAAAGAGATTGAAGGGCTGATTTCTGAATCGGTTCGCTGTGTGGATACCGGCTCCAATCTGGTTAGCGATGCTGGTGATACCATGCAGGATATCGTCCGTGCGGTTACCAACGTGACAGATATCATGGGGGAAATCGCGTCTGCCTCGGAAGAGCAGAGCAAAGGTATTGCGCAGGTTGGTCAGGCCGTGGCGGAAATGGACAGCGTAACGCAGCAAAACGCCGCGTTGGTTGAACAGGCTTCTTCTGCGGCCTTGTCGCTGGAAGAACAGGCGGCGTTGTTGAACCAGACTGTGTCGCTGTTCCAACTGTCCGATACGCAATCAGCGCTGCAAGTGGCAGCAAAACCGGTGCGAAAAGCACAGGCGATTGCCCCGCGTGCAGGTAAAGCGCTACCGACCAGTAGCGATAACTGGGAAAAATTCTAA
- a CDS encoding ROK family protein: protein MTTGGQAQIGNVDLVKQLNSAVVYRLIDQQGPISRIQIAEQSQLAPASVTKITRQLLERGLIKEVDQQASTGGRRAISIITENRPFHTIAVRLGRYDATIALYDLQGKALEEMHYELQEKTQASLEATLFQSISDFIASHQRRIRELIAISVVLPGLVDPVAGIVRYMPHISVNNWKLVENLQRHFNVTSFVGHDIRSLALAEHYFGATHDSLDSILVRVHRGTGAGILVNGQIFLGSNGNVGEIGHIQIDPLGDRCHCGNFGCLETIVANGAIEQRVQHLLRQGYPSKLSANNSSISAICKAANRGDDLAREVIEQVGLNLGKALSIAINLFNPQKVVIAGEITEAEKTLLPAIQRCINTQVLKEFRHNLPIEISSLNHLSAISAFALVKRAMLNGVLLQQLLENA from the coding sequence ATGACCACAGGCGGACAGGCGCAGATAGGGAATGTCGATCTGGTTAAGCAATTAAACAGTGCGGTGGTTTACCGCCTGATTGATCAGCAAGGCCCGATCTCACGGATTCAGATAGCAGAGCAAAGCCAGCTTGCTCCCGCCAGCGTCACCAAAATAACCCGCCAGCTTTTGGAGCGCGGGCTCATCAAAGAAGTCGATCAGCAGGCTTCAACTGGCGGTAGACGCGCCATTTCAATTATCACCGAAAACCGCCCTTTCCATACCATCGCCGTACGTCTCGGTCGTTATGACGCCACCATTGCGCTGTACGATTTACAGGGAAAAGCGCTGGAAGAAATGCACTACGAGCTGCAAGAAAAAACACAGGCGTCGCTGGAGGCCACACTCTTTCAGTCTATCAGCGATTTTATTGCCAGCCACCAGCGCCGTATCCGCGAGCTTATTGCAATCTCTGTGGTGCTACCAGGACTCGTCGATCCCGTTGCAGGCATCGTCCGTTATATGCCACATATCAGCGTGAATAACTGGAAACTGGTCGAAAATCTGCAACGCCACTTCAACGTCACCAGCTTTGTCGGTCACGACATCCGCAGTCTGGCACTGGCGGAGCACTATTTTGGGGCCACCCACGACTCTCTGGATTCTATTCTGGTACGTGTGCATCGAGGTACAGGCGCAGGAATTCTCGTCAACGGACAAATATTTCTCGGCAGTAACGGCAACGTCGGCGAGATCGGTCATATTCAGATCGATCCACTCGGCGATCGCTGCCACTGCGGTAACTTCGGTTGTCTGGAAACCATCGTCGCCAACGGAGCAATTGAACAACGCGTACAACATCTGCTACGTCAGGGCTATCCCAGCAAACTTTCTGCGAATAACAGTTCTATTTCAGCAATTTGCAAAGCGGCTAACCGGGGCGATGACCTCGCCCGTGAGGTCATTGAACAGGTTGGGCTCAATCTCGGTAAAGCGCTTTCCATCGCGATCAATCTGTTCAATCCACAGAAAGTCGTGATTGCTGGTGAAATTACCGAAGCAGAAAAAACGCTGCTTCCTGCGATTCAACGCTGCATCAACACGCAGGTACTAAAAGAATTTCGTCATAACCTGCCGATTGAGATATCCAGCCTTAACCATCTTTCCGCCATCAGCGCTTTCGCATTGGTCAAACGTGCGATGCTAAACGGTGTTCTACTACAACAATTGCTCGAAAACGCCTGA
- a CDS encoding PTS glucose transporter subunit IIBC: MSILSYLQKIGRALMVPVATLPAAAILMGIGYWIDPVGWGSENALAALFLKSGGAIIENMAVLFAVGVAYGMSKDKDGAAALTGFVGYLVLTTLCSPAVVAMIQRIPVELVPTAFGKIENQFIGILVGVMSAELYNRFSQVELPRALSFFSGRRLVPILVSFLMILVAFILMSIWPAIYNVLVSFGEYIQQLGSVGAGLYAFFNRLLIPVGLHHTLNSVFWFDVAGINDIPNFLAGQQSIDSGKAVVGITGRYQAGFFPIMMFGLPGAALAIYHCARPENKSKVAGIMLAAAFASFFTGITEPLEFSFMFVAPVLYFLHALLTGFSVFIAASMHWIAGFGFSAGLVDMVLSSRNPLATQWYMLIAQGLVFFVIYYVVFRFTITRFNLLTPGRELAVSGSEADGYDVSTASAGDKSSDTATLARGYLQALGGKANLIGIDACITRLRLNVADSSLVDDAQAKRLGAAGVIRLNKQSVQIVVGTQAESIAIALKAEHDKA, encoded by the coding sequence GTGAGTATTCTGAGCTATTTACAAAAAATCGGCCGGGCATTGATGGTGCCTGTCGCGACGCTGCCTGCTGCCGCTATCCTGATGGGGATAGGTTATTGGATTGATCCGGTTGGTTGGGGAAGTGAGAACGCGTTGGCGGCACTATTCCTCAAATCGGGTGGGGCGATCATTGAGAATATGGCGGTGCTGTTTGCGGTGGGCGTCGCTTACGGTATGTCGAAAGATAAGGATGGTGCGGCCGCATTGACCGGCTTTGTCGGTTATCTGGTGCTCACTACGCTGTGTTCACCGGCTGTTGTCGCCATGATCCAACGGATCCCTGTTGAACTGGTGCCGACTGCGTTTGGCAAGATTGAAAACCAGTTCATCGGTATTCTGGTCGGTGTGATGTCCGCTGAACTGTATAACCGTTTCAGTCAGGTTGAATTGCCTAGAGCGCTATCTTTCTTCAGCGGACGCCGGTTGGTGCCGATTCTGGTTTCTTTCTTGATGATTCTGGTGGCGTTTATTTTAATGTCCATCTGGCCAGCAATTTACAATGTACTGGTGTCGTTCGGTGAATACATTCAACAGTTAGGATCGGTTGGCGCTGGGCTCTATGCGTTCTTTAACCGCTTGCTGATCCCCGTAGGGTTACACCATACGCTTAATTCCGTGTTCTGGTTTGATGTCGCGGGTATTAACGATATTCCTAACTTCCTGGCCGGCCAACAGTCTATCGATTCTGGCAAAGCTGTGGTGGGGATTACCGGACGTTATCAGGCGGGCTTCTTCCCTATAATGATGTTCGGCCTGCCGGGAGCTGCACTGGCGATTTACCACTGCGCGCGCCCTGAGAACAAAAGTAAAGTTGCCGGGATTATGCTGGCGGCGGCGTTTGCTTCATTCTTCACTGGGATCACTGAACCGCTGGAATTCTCATTCATGTTCGTGGCGCCAGTGCTGTACTTCCTGCATGCGTTACTGACGGGTTTTTCCGTCTTTATCGCTGCCAGTATGCATTGGATTGCTGGGTTTGGCTTCAGTGCCGGTCTGGTGGATATGGTGCTGTCCTCGCGTAACCCGCTAGCCACTCAATGGTACATGCTGATAGCGCAGGGGTTGGTGTTCTTCGTCATTTATTATGTGGTGTTCCGCTTCACGATTACTCGCTTCAATCTGTTAACACCGGGACGTGAACTGGCAGTGAGCGGTAGCGAAGCCGATGGATATGACGTGAGTACCGCATCTGCGGGTGATAAATCAAGCGATACGGCGACGTTGGCGCGTGGCTATTTGCAGGCGCTTGGCGGCAAAGCCAACCTGATCGGCATCGATGCCTGTATCACGCGTTTGCGTTTGAATGTAGCTGACTCTTCTCTGGTTGATGATGCTCAGGCGAAACGTCTTGGTGCGGCAGGTGTTATTCGTCTGAATAAGCAGAGCGTACAGATTGTCGTGGGCACGCAAGCTGAATCGATAGCAATTGCGCTGAAAGCGGAACATGACAAAGCGTAA
- the seqA gene encoding replication initiation negative regulator SeqA, whose product MKTIEVDEELYRYIASHTQHIGESASDILRRMLKFTAGQTVTTPAVEATATATSQPAAAPSPRDRVRTLRELLLSDEYAEQNKAINRFMLVLCTLYTLSPQEFAVATESLHGRTRVYFAGDQQTLLQHGTHTKPKHIPGTPYWVITNTNTGRKRSMVEHIMLAMQFPAELTEKVCGTI is encoded by the coding sequence ATGAAAACTATTGAAGTCGACGAAGAGCTTTATCGTTATATTGCCAGCCACACACAGCATATTGGTGAGAGCGCATCGGATATTTTACGGCGTATGCTGAAATTTACTGCTGGGCAGACTGTCACAACGCCAGCGGTAGAGGCGACGGCAACGGCGACGTCTCAGCCTGCTGCTGCACCGAGTCCGCGCGATCGGGTTCGAACCCTTCGTGAACTGCTGCTGTCAGATGAATATGCTGAACAGAATAAGGCCATTAATCGCTTTATGCTGGTTCTGTGCACGCTGTATACCCTATCGCCGCAGGAATTTGCTGTCGCGACGGAGTCTCTTCATGGCCGCACCCGGGTCTATTTCGCGGGCGACCAACAAACCTTGCTTCAGCATGGCACTCACACAAAGCCTAAACATATTCCGGGCACGCCATACTGGGTGATTACCAACACGAATACGGGTCGTAAACGCAGCATGGTTGAGCACATCATGCTGGCTATGCAGTTCCCCGCGGAACTGACAGAAAAAGTGTGCGGCACTATCTAA
- a CDS encoding N-acetylglucosamine-6-phosphate deacetylase, whose protein sequence is MYALTHSRIFTGHQILDNHAVVIANGLIERICSVAELPAGIEQHDLSGAFLAPGFIDLQLNGCGGVQFNDSLDTISVKTLEIMQQANQRSGCTSFLPTLITSSDEFMKHSINVMRDWLAQNKHQALGLHLEGPWLNVIKKGTHDPAFIRKPTQALVDFLCVNADAITKITLAPEEVEPAVIRQLTAAGIIVSAGHSNATWEQAKQGFSAGIRFATHLFNAMPYLTGREPGLVGAIYDAPEVYCGIIADGRHVDWANIRNSKRIKGDKLVLVTDATAPAGADIDQFIFAGKTIYYRDGICVDEHGTLSGSALTMIDAVRNSVEHAGIALDEAIRMATLYPARAIGVDKQLGSIESGKVANLTAFDRDYHILKTFVNGNPVWG, encoded by the coding sequence ATGTACGCGTTAACCCATAGCCGGATTTTCACCGGCCATCAGATTCTGGATAATCACGCCGTCGTGATTGCCAATGGGCTGATCGAGCGAATCTGCTCGGTTGCTGAGCTCCCTGCCGGCATTGAACAACACGACCTGAGCGGTGCGTTTCTCGCTCCAGGATTTATCGATCTCCAACTGAACGGCTGCGGCGGTGTGCAATTTAACGACTCGCTGGACACGATCTCCGTCAAAACGCTGGAGATCATGCAGCAGGCGAACCAGCGTTCAGGCTGTACCAGTTTTTTACCCACGCTGATTACCTCCAGCGATGAGTTTATGAAACACAGCATCAACGTAATGAGAGACTGGCTGGCGCAGAATAAGCATCAGGCGCTTGGACTACATCTCGAAGGCCCGTGGCTAAACGTGATAAAAAAAGGCACACATGACCCTGCCTTTATCCGCAAGCCAACGCAAGCGCTCGTCGATTTTCTGTGTGTCAACGCAGATGCCATTACGAAAATCACGCTGGCACCGGAAGAAGTCGAACCGGCAGTTATCCGCCAGTTAACGGCGGCGGGCATTATCGTCTCCGCCGGACACTCTAACGCGACCTGGGAACAGGCTAAGCAGGGTTTTTCCGCTGGCATTCGCTTCGCCACTCACCTGTTCAACGCAATGCCATATCTGACTGGCCGTGAACCCGGGCTAGTCGGCGCAATTTACGATGCCCCGGAAGTCTATTGCGGCATTATCGCGGATGGACGTCACGTAGACTGGGCCAATATTCGCAACAGCAAGCGCATTAAGGGCGATAAACTGGTGCTGGTGACCGACGCCACAGCACCAGCGGGCGCAGATATTGACCAGTTCATTTTTGCTGGTAAAACCATATACTACCGTGATGGCATTTGTGTCGATGAACACGGCACCCTAAGCGGCTCTGCACTGACAATGATCGACGCCGTGCGTAATAGCGTCGAACACGCTGGAATCGCACTGGATGAAGCTATTCGGATGGCAACGCTCTATCCGGCTCGTGCCATCGGCGTCGATAAGCAGTTAGGCAGCATTGAAAGCGGTAAAGTGGCTAATCTGACCGCATTTGACCGTGATTATCACATTCTCAAGACGTTTGTTAACGGTAATCCTGTTTGGGGATAA
- the fldA gene encoding flavodoxin FldA, whose protein sequence is MALIGIFFGSDTGNTENIAKTIQQQLGTGVADVHDIAKSSKEDLEGFDILLLGIPTWYYGEAQCDWDDFFPSLEEVDFTGKLVALFGCGDQEDYAEYFCDAMGTIRDIIEPRGATIVGHWPTEGYYFEASKGLADDNHFIGLAIDEDRQPELTNERVTTWVKQISDELNLKELVG, encoded by the coding sequence ATGGCACTCATCGGAATATTCTTTGGCAGCGATACAGGCAACACTGAAAACATTGCCAAAACGATCCAACAGCAGTTAGGCACCGGCGTTGCGGATGTTCATGACATCGCTAAAAGCAGCAAAGAAGACCTCGAAGGTTTCGATATTCTGCTGTTGGGTATTCCAACCTGGTATTACGGTGAAGCTCAATGTGATTGGGATGACTTTTTCCCGTCACTGGAAGAAGTTGATTTCACAGGAAAATTGGTTGCTCTGTTTGGTTGCGGCGATCAGGAAGACTATGCGGAATACTTCTGTGATGCCATGGGCACCATTCGTGACATTATTGAGCCTCGCGGCGCGACGATTGTCGGCCACTGGCCAACTGAAGGCTATTACTTTGAAGCCTCTAAAGGGCTCGCCGACGACAATCACTTCATTGGTTTAGCTATCGATGAAGACCGTCAGCCTGAACTCACCAACGAACGTGTAACGACGTGGGTGAAGCAGATCAGCGATGAACTGAATCTGAAAGAGCTGGTTGGCTAA